tcatctccgggtaaacctgcaagcttaaacaatccacaaatttgttccacatatatcaagtgcatatcaggatgttcggttccatctcctgcataaggattagctagcagttgttctatcataccttcatattcaatattttcagtaggtgcagtaggttgaggggtagctaactgtggttccggtcgaggtgaagatatcccgaacaaacccctcaaagaattttttccatagtaacaagtgacaataaatttgagcacactatataaatgtttccttaccaaattccacttacgaAAGGCGCTTCCCTCCTCGGCAATGGCgctagaaaatagccttgatgacccacaagtataggggatcaattgtagctctttttggtAAGTAAGATTGTCGaccccaacgaggagcagaaggaaatgacaagttgttttcagtaaggtaatgtctgcaagtgctgaaattgtaagtagcggagtagtttgatagcaagataatttgtaacaatcaagtaacgatagtagtaacaaaagtgcagcaaggtaaaccaatccttttgaggcaaaggacaggccaaaacggtctcttatgataagcaaagcgttcttgagggtacatgggaatttcatctagtcactttcaccatgttggtttgatttgtgttcggtactttgataaattgatatgtgggtggaccggtgcttaggtgctgttcttacttgaacaaacctcctacttatgattaaccctcccacaagcatccgcaactatgagaaaagtagtaagaataaattctaaccatagcattaaacttttggatccaatcggtcccttacggaatagcgcataaactggggtttaagcttctgtcactctcgcaacccatcatctaattgctactccacaatgcattcccttaggcccaaatatggtgaagtgtcatgtagtcgacgttcacatgacaccactaagggaatcacaacatacatactatcaaaatatcaaacacatatcaaattcacatgattacttgcaacatgatttctcccgtgacctcaagaacaaaagtaactactcacaaatgataatcatgctcaagatcagaggggtattaaataacATATTGGATccgaacatataatcttccaccaaataaaccatatagtaatcaactacaagatgtaattaacactactagtcacccacaagcaccaatctatagttccggtaccaagattgaacacaagagatgaactagggatTGAGATGAGGTTgtgctgatgaagatgttgatggagattttcctccccaagatgggagatttgttggtgatgatgatgacgatgatttccccctccgggagggaagttccctcggcggaatcgctccgccggagggcaaaagtgctcctgcccaagttccgccttgagatggcagtgctccgtcccgaaagtcctctccttatttttttctaggtcaaaattccctatatactagaagatgggcatcggaggtgggcctgggtgagcacaacccaccagggtgcgcctgggctccttggcgcgcccaggtgggttgtgcccacctggtgggccccctttggtacttatttgctccaatattgatcatatatttgataaaaatctccgtgaagtttcaacttgtttggagttgtgtaAAATAGGTGGTCTGACGTTACTTTTCCAGGCCCAGATTTCCAgctaccggaattctccctcttggtgtgtaacttgcatattatgagagaaaaggcaatAGAATTACtcaaaaaagcattattatgcataaaaaatcataaataacagtaagaaaacatgatgcaaaatggacctATCACGTACTCCCTTGGAACACCGGGCATGTCCTttgggaccatgcaaagatgtcccgattctcacggaggaagtcgacgagcttgctttcctatttgctgtcaaggttggAACCTATGATAGTGTAGCTCTCCGGGTGCGCCGGGTCCAAGATGATCTTCTtggtttccttggccggctggaaggaggcCCCGGCCTCCGCGTCCTTGGGGTCATCTGGCATGGCTGGCTGCTCGCTGGACATGGCCACAGCCCGGTGAAGGAGACGCTTCTCTTCGGCGATGACGAGGGACACGGCTAGCCGGCTACTGGCAGCCACGCACTTGAGCGACTTCTGGTAGTCGCCGGCAATGGTGATGATGCCCTTGggacccggcatcttcatcttcaggtaggcataacGCGGCaccgccatgaatttggccagTGCAGGCCGACCCAAGAGCGAGTGGTAGGGGCTGTCCAAGTCAACCACCTTGAACCAGATTGTTTCATGGCAGAAGTGGGCCTTGTTGTCGAATAGGACATCAATCTTGATTTTTCTGATTGGGGAGCATGAAAGCCCAgggacgatgccatgg
The Aegilops tauschii subsp. strangulata cultivar AL8/78 chromosome 3, Aet v6.0, whole genome shotgun sequence genome window above contains:
- the LOC109786871 gene encoding uncharacterized protein, translating into MAVPRYAYLKMKMPGPKGIITIAGDYQKSLKCVAASSRLAVSLVIAEEKRLLHRAVAMSSEQPAMPDDPKDAEAGASFQPAKETKKIILDPAHPESYTIIGSNLDSK